In the Candidatus Zixiibacteriota bacterium genome, one interval contains:
- a CDS encoding 4Fe-4S dicluster domain-containing protein, protein MVIDLKRCYGCYACSMACKTSNHTPPGVFWARVLAGEVGTYPAVVRQALPVLCMQCEEPSCMEVCPTGATQKRDDGIVIVEKEKCMGCKYCTMACPYGSRYSVDKWESYFPDGLPLSPLEEFQKKAWEEKSGVGVATKCDFCLDRLAEGRLPSCVEACPAKARTFGDLDDVDSDASILIKKERGQVLNPEFGNKPKVYYLFPR, encoded by the coding sequence ATGGTCATCGATCTCAAGAGATGCTATGGGTGTTACGCCTGCAGTATGGCCTGCAAGACGTCTAATCACACACCGCCGGGAGTTTTTTGGGCTCGGGTTCTCGCCGGCGAAGTGGGTACTTATCCCGCCGTCGTCCGACAGGCTCTTCCCGTGCTCTGCATGCAATGCGAGGAGCCGTCGTGTATGGAGGTGTGCCCAACCGGTGCTACTCAGAAACGGGACGACGGGATCGTGATCGTGGAAAAAGAAAAGTGCATGGGCTGTAAGTATTGCACAATGGCCTGTCCCTACGGCTCGCGGTATAGCGTGGATAAATGGGAGAGTTATTTCCCCGACGGACTCCCGCTCTCACCGTTGGAGGAATTCCAGAAGAAGGCGTGGGAGGAAAAGTCGGGCGTCGGCGTAGCAACGAAGTGCGATTTCTGTCTTGACCGGCTCGCCGAGGGCCGACTGCCTTCGTGCGTGGAGGCCTGTCCGGCCAAAGCCCGGACCTTCGGAGATCTTGACGACGTCGATAGCGATGCGTCCATTCTGATTAAAAAGGAACGAGGACAAGTACTGAATCCGGAATTCGGCAATAAGCCCAAGGTCTACTACCTCTTTCCGAGGTAA
- the nrfD gene encoding polysulfide reductase NrfD, which yields MDPKVNGQLQSDWGWLIAIYLFLGGVGGGAYTIAAINSFLGAELELSTTVGLWIAFPTLMIGTLFLLADLGSPSRAILAAMKPGTSWIARGTLIISVFLVLSLLHLIIHQFTNIGATAGGKTIIDIIAAAGIVFAVGTMAYTGILLSASKGIPFWRSGVVPVVFVISATVTGHFAIMLGMTLYGNMAATLEPLRVMAAEAAGLVVLEVLAILFFLQAAYRQPDSRESAERILRKRMFVFGYFVLGLLVPLVLMVVVYRSVTGLGGVAAVGALLGLVGGLILRHAVLICGVLPTLNMAGFQFRRIHRHKEPKPGIGLLPPQ from the coding sequence ATGGATCCAAAAGTCAATGGTCAGTTACAGTCCGATTGGGGTTGGCTCATTGCCATTTACCTGTTTCTCGGAGGTGTCGGCGGCGGTGCTTATACTATCGCGGCCATCAATAGCTTTTTGGGAGCGGAGTTGGAGTTGTCCACGACGGTAGGATTGTGGATCGCATTCCCCACCCTTATGATAGGGACCCTGTTCCTCCTTGCGGATTTAGGCTCACCGAGTCGGGCTATTCTGGCGGCCATGAAACCGGGGACTTCCTGGATCGCTCGTGGTACGTTGATCATTTCCGTGTTCCTGGTTCTGTCGCTGCTGCACCTGATTATACATCAGTTCACAAATATTGGAGCAACGGCCGGCGGCAAGACCATAATTGACATCATCGCCGCCGCGGGAATCGTGTTTGCTGTCGGAACTATGGCCTACACTGGCATCTTACTAAGCGCTTCCAAGGGCATACCGTTCTGGCGTTCGGGGGTTGTTCCCGTAGTCTTCGTAATCTCGGCAACGGTGACCGGCCATTTTGCGATCATGCTCGGTATGACGTTGTACGGCAACATGGCTGCCACTCTGGAACCTCTGCGGGTCATGGCGGCGGAAGCTGCCGGTCTGGTGGTTCTGGAAGTTCTGGCTATCTTGTTCTTCCTGCAAGCAGCCTATCGGCAACCTGACTCGAGAGAATCGGCCGAGCGTATTTTGCGCAAACGCATGTTCGTTTTCGGGTACTTTGTTCTTGGTCTGCTGGTGCCGCTGGTTCTGATGGTGGTCGTCTATCGCTCGGTCACCGGACTTGGTGGGGTGGCTGCGGTTGGTGCGCTACTCGGTTTGGTAGGTGGTCTGATTCTGAGGCACGCGGTTCTGATCTGCGGGGTATTGCCGACACTTAACATGGCAGGATTTCAATTCCGCCGGATTCATCGGCACAAAGAACCGAAGCCAGGCATCGGCCTGCTGCCGCCACAGTGA
- the fdhD gene encoding formate dehydrogenase accessory sulfurtransferase FdhD: MDKPKKHLEALKYVRANRISTVDAAKPPEGEDVCVIKEAAVTIDVDNVETYTLLCTPTDSQALAAGFLFSEGVIDGMQDVSVLRRCNDDPNIIRIRLSGQVPRSDDTDRNLLIVSSCGACGSKSLSERIRALPAVGETLRIETGLLRSVHNVLSEKQCLFKASGGTHGAAVFDHNGTILAWAEDIGRHNALDKAIGKCLLANIPVAGRGVTLTSRLSLEMVLKCARAGIEMITAVSAPTSMAIDVALTCGITLCAFVRDTRATVFAHPGRVIGMGK; this comes from the coding sequence ATGGATAAACCGAAAAAACATCTCGAAGCTCTGAAGTACGTGCGTGCGAATCGTATCTCAACAGTTGATGCCGCAAAACCGCCTGAGGGAGAAGACGTTTGTGTGATCAAAGAAGCGGCGGTGACGATCGACGTGGACAACGTTGAGACCTATACGTTATTGTGTACCCCGACCGATAGCCAGGCCCTTGCGGCTGGCTTCCTGTTCTCTGAGGGTGTGATCGATGGAATGCAGGATGTCAGTGTTCTCAGGAGGTGCAACGATGATCCCAACATCATCCGGATTCGTCTCAGCGGCCAGGTTCCGCGATCCGATGACACTGACCGCAATCTGCTGATCGTATCATCCTGCGGCGCGTGCGGGAGCAAGAGTCTTTCCGAACGCATCAGAGCACTTCCGGCCGTTGGTGAAACCTTGAGAATTGAGACAGGTTTGCTGCGTTCAGTGCACAATGTTCTCAGTGAAAAACAGTGCCTATTCAAGGCAAGTGGCGGAACACATGGCGCTGCAGTGTTTGACCATAACGGAACGATACTCGCTTGGGCCGAGGATATAGGTCGTCACAATGCTCTGGACAAAGCGATAGGCAAGTGCCTGCTGGCGAATATTCCGGTGGCCGGTCGAGGAGTGACCCTCACAAGTCGCCTCAGTCTGGAGATGGTGCTTAAGTGTGCGCGGGCCGGGATTGAAATGATCACGGCTGTTTCAGCTCCCACTTCGATGGCGATTGATGTGGCCCTTACCTGCGGTATCACGCTCTGCGCTTTTGTGCGCGATACTCGTGCCACGGTGTTTGCGCATCCTGGTCGTGTGATCGGAATGGGCAAGTGA
- a CDS encoding CoA transferase: protein MSNTSTPELPLTDYRVLDLSRILAGPYCTMILGDQGAEVIKVERPGSGDDTRTWGPPFSGGESAYYLCCNRNKKSIVVDLKNPAGLDLIRELACVSDVFVENFTPGLTKHFGLDYETLRKLNPRLVYASITAYGQDGPYRDRPGYDMVLSAAGGLMYITGEQEGNPCKVGVAITDVLTGVYTSGAITSALLWRERSGRGQHLDISLLDVQVSGLANIASNYLVANKEARRWGTAHESIIPYQVFQTKDRPIAIAVANQKMWINFCKLIGKEDWLTDPHFESNPKRVENRSVLLPLIEELFAQKTCDTWMDLLVGAAIPCGPVNDMEHLFADPQIQHRGMITEVPHPTIGTLRLTGIPIKYSETPGEVRLPPPLLGEHTDEILTATLDYSSDKIEELRTQGAIASRD from the coding sequence TTGTACGATGATTCTCGGGGATCAGGGGGCCGAGGTCATAAAAGTCGAGCGCCCTGGCTCCGGTGATGATACTCGTACCTGGGGACCACCGTTCTCCGGTGGCGAGAGCGCTTACTATCTCTGTTGTAACCGTAACAAAAAGTCAATTGTCGTCGATCTCAAGAATCCGGCCGGACTGGACTTGATTCGCGAACTGGCCTGTGTTTCCGATGTCTTTGTAGAAAATTTCACACCCGGGTTGACGAAGCACTTTGGTCTGGATTACGAAACCCTTCGAAAACTGAATCCACGTCTGGTCTATGCTTCGATTACTGCCTACGGTCAGGATGGGCCTTACCGTGACAGACCCGGATATGACATGGTTCTCTCAGCGGCTGGCGGTCTGATGTATATTACCGGCGAGCAGGAAGGCAATCCCTGCAAGGTCGGGGTAGCCATCACCGATGTACTCACAGGCGTCTACACGTCTGGGGCAATCACATCCGCCCTGTTATGGCGTGAACGCTCTGGTCGTGGGCAACATCTGGATATCAGCCTGCTTGATGTCCAGGTTTCCGGCCTAGCCAATATTGCCAGCAACTATCTGGTCGCCAATAAAGAAGCCAGACGTTGGGGCACTGCACACGAATCAATTATCCCCTATCAGGTTTTTCAGACCAAGGATCGGCCGATCGCCATTGCAGTGGCAAACCAGAAAATGTGGATCAATTTCTGCAAGCTGATAGGCAAAGAAGACTGGCTGACAGATCCACACTTTGAGTCCAACCCTAAGCGCGTTGAAAATCGCTCGGTGCTCCTGCCCCTGATCGAAGAATTGTTTGCGCAAAAAACGTGTGACACGTGGATGGACCTGCTGGTTGGCGCAGCAATTCCGTGCGGACCAGTTAATGACATGGAGCATCTGTTCGCTGACCCGCAGATACAACACCGCGGCATGATTACCGAAGTACCTCACCCTACGATAGGTACGCTCCGGCTGACCGGGATACCAATCAAGTACTCCGAGACGCCGGGAGAGGTGCGTCTCCCCCCACCGTTACTGGGTGAACACACTGATGAAATTCTTACAGCAACACTGGACTATTCTTCGGATAAGATAGAGGAACTGAGAACGCAGGGTGCAATAGCGTCGCGGGATTGA